A segment of the Cricetulus griseus strain 17A/GY chromosome 6, alternate assembly CriGri-PICRH-1.0, whole genome shotgun sequence genome:
CGGCGCCACGCGGCCTGGGGCGCTGCTCTGCGCCCTAGGGAGGGCGCGTCCGGAGGTATCGTGGCCTGGCCGCGGGCTTGCCTGTCGCGTGGAAGGGCTCAAGGGCGCTGCTTGGGGCCGGCCGCGGGCGCGCGCGGGATGAAACCCGGGTGTCCCCTGAAGGGGCGGGTGCGGGCACTTGCGGGGACGATGCCTGACGCCAGGTGTGTGGAGCTGGGGATGCCGGGACGGGCCTTTCTTTGTCTGTGCCTTCCTCAGCCGGGCTACGCCATTTCTGCTGCTCACGTCGCGGGTCTTGTCCGCCATCTTACCCGTTTTTAGGCGACAGGGAGGGGGGGTGTGTGTCATAGAATCTTCCTCCCAATGACAGCCCGGTGCTACCTGCAGGTTCTCTCCGTGGGAGATCTCTACCACCGCCCCTCCCCCCGTGTGGGATTTTGACATTTTTGTGCCACCTAGAACACTTGAGGGCTGGAGGAGGATGGGGTGTAGGGGCAGATACAAGATACGGAGTTTCCGAGGCGGAAGTGAGTGCACGTGGAGGCCTGGATTGCTTCGGAGCAGCAGGTAGGAGTAGACAGGAGAAAGGAAGCCAGGCCTTGTTTCACCTGCAAGAGTACTGATGGCAATGTTGGACCTGGTGGTACAAGCATGTCATATCAGCTACCTGAATTTTGAAAGCAAATCACATATTTCACCCAAAATACTTTGACCACACGTTCGCCTCTAAAACTGCGTTTTTCTGCCTCCTGGTCAATACTATTATCACACTTAATTACACTCTTTCCTCCTGGGATCCTACTGTTTCTTTGTGAAGTCATCTCCCAGATATCTTTCACAGGGTGGTTCAAATCTGGCTGAGTAAGGGCCTTGTTTATATCTTAGTGTTtggttttgggttgtttgtttaatgtgtgtggttgttttgttttttccatagaACATCCCCTCAGTTCCTCCCACCAGGTTCTTCAGAGGGATTTGTGTCTTTACAGGTTTTGGTTTTCAAGGTTACTAGCAGATACAGCCAAGACAGGGAGCATCAGAGTCCTCTTCATGCCGTGGGTCCATAGGAAATCTCTATGGACCTGTGTCACTGGGGAAGTTGGAGCATCTAGTGGATTTTGTGTTTATAGCTTGGCCACCATCCTGGAAGGCAAGTAGCCTTGACATTGCAGAAGGTCTGAGGCTCCCATGATGTTTAGCACTGGGCTCCAATCATCCTTGAGGACACAGTGCCCCTCCAGGACCTTTGACACCTGAGGGTCTGAGGGGCTCTAGTTTTGATGTTCTATATCTGTGGCCTGTCTCCACACATAACACCCTCACCAAGTCCTTCCTGTATTACAGGTGTATCTTGAAGCCAAGTCGCCATCTATCATCATCTCTTTGTGGTGAGAACCTTTACTTCTTGATCTTTCTACACCTAAAATAGTGTACCTTCCTCTTCAATGACTTTCTGTAATTTGGGATTTGATGGACCAGTGATATTATGGGGGTGTTacatattttttccttgtttttttattagttcaaattaggaacaagcttgcttcttcttctccctcccttcctcccagtcccccacctgccccccaccccaccctctctccactcctcaggcagggtagggcccttgacggtggctccccaaagtccaccttatttattatgtatacagcattctgcttccatgtatatctggtcaccagatctcattacggatggttgtgagccaccatgtggttgctgggaattgaactcaggacctctggaagagcagcaagtgcatttaacctctgaaccatctctccagccccaggtatTACATATTAAAATTCTCACAACACCAGTCAGCTAGTTGGTAAAGATTCCAACCCTGCTGCTCATAACACCATACTGGTCAGTAAGCCATCCCACTTAAATCTAGGTGCTAGATGGAGCAGATACATCAAGGGCGGTGGCAGTATTTCCTGCCTTTTAGGGGTAAGAGTTGGTAAGGTGCAGAAAGGGCCTGATTTTCAAACTCAGTTGAGGGAAGGGGGGGAATGGCTGTCAGCACTATCATCTGCCCCCTGGATTTTGGACTGAATACAATGAACATTTGAGCAAATGTTCTAGCAAATCCTTGCAAATCATTTGtacataaaaatgattaaaaaaaagcgCCTTGAATTTACATAGGAGTCGTTGTTGAAATAATATTTATCAGAAAACAGGAGTGTGTTATCTGAAAGAGAACAAGTTTTCAGCTCTAGGAGAATTTCTCCTTGTTTTTTGGGTGTTGGGGACAGGGAGAACAATGGCTATATTGTTCACCTTGAGATATTTTATATCTGACTATACTGGGCTTGGGCTAGTAACTAGGTGTCCTGCATACCACTGAACACATGgaatcagaaagagagagagaatacagctGGATAGGGAGACCTGGTGCCTGTAGTCTGTGTCCATGCCTATTGTCTACCCCAGACCCATTTGAGGCTTAAAAGCACCTTAGCCCGGCGATAGATGGTAACACCTTCCATCCTagcactctgaggcagaggcaggtggatctctgagttcgaggatagccagagcagttacacagagaaaccctgtctcataaaaacaaacaaacaaaaaaagcacctGAAATGGGAATTGCTGGGGCTAAATTTTTGGTTCTTAATTATGTGGCTACATCTTTGGACAGCTCACTTCTGCACAAAATTGATGCTTGTGGTTGCTAAATAACTGAGCACTTGTGTGAGTACTTGAGGCATAACAGAGTAGGATGACCatgagtccaaagccagcctgaactacataacaAGACTGTGTTGGGTGGAGGAGATGGCCACAGTGTTTGTAGAAAATGAGTTCACCAAATCTCACCAGGTCCTGGCAATAGGTAGGTGTCATTTCTTCTCCACAGAATGCTCTGGCAAAGTCAGGACTTCCAAGTTGCAGTGTGCAGAAGAGatgctggcctcaagctcaggcAGGTTGAAGCGCTGGTTGAGGTATAGGCCTGGAGGAAGGGCAGAAGCCACTGAGGCACACATTCACTATATCCTAGAAAATCCAAACAGGCCTGGAGCAGAGCCATGAGACCAGGACCAGCTTCTGCCTCGTTTGCCCCACATTCCCAAGGGCAAAGCAGTCTTGGTCTGTTTGCAGCAGAGCATATGGAAGGTAGCATGCGGAGTCAGGGTGGACAGTGAAGGGTAATTGTGgtgcctgcctataatcccagcattccaggtggctgaggcaggaggatcctgagttcacattcatcctgggctacatacagaAATAAGTGAGTAAGGTGAGGTGTGGAAGTGTGTCTGTAACCCTCTactttgggaggtagagacacaAAGACTATCACAAACATGTAAATGGTGAAGTGTTGCAGACCCCTAAGGAGGACTGCTTACTCAGAAACTGTTGGTCATTTTCTTGCCTAAATTTCTGGGCACTGAGCTACATCATCCCCCTTGGGAGAGCAAGTGGCTCTGGAACCTAAGAGAGGGAGGGTGTTGATACTACCAGGACTCCTGTGATGTCCAGCACTGGGCTCTGACCACCGTGAGGACATGGTGCCCCCCCCAGGGACCTTTGACACCCGGGGGTCTGAGGGGTCCTGGCTACAATGGGAGTGGATAGAGAAGTTGTGCTCTTCATGCATCTCAGCagcctctttccccttccctcctgccAACAGACAAGTTTCTTCAGACAGCCAGGCTTCCCTCCAGGTAAGCAGAAGGGTTGCCTAAGGTGGGGTAAAGGTCTTAATACTGCTAGTACAGATGGCTCAGTTTAGACTCGATGCTTGTAGTATTTAAGCACTAATGACCTTGTGTGGTAAGAAATTCTGTCAGTGTATGCTTGGGACCCCTATGATGTCCAGCACTGGGCTCTGATCACCCTGAGGACACAGAGCTCCCCAGGACCTTTGACACCTGTGGTTCTGAGGGGTCTTTACTACAAGGAGGGGTGGATGGGGTTATCATGGTCTTTCTGTGCCTTACCaacctctttcccctctccttcctacCTACAGGCAATTCCTGCAGACAGCCTGCTTTCCTCTAGGTAAGCACAGAATGGCTGGCTGGGATGGGGATACAGGTCTGAGCTCCCTTCAGACATAGGAATGGGCGAAGAAGTGGACCAGGTTGCTATGAGGCATCCTGTCATACTGCTCTTGGTAACCCCCATGATGCACAGCACTGGGCTCTGACCGCTGTGGTGACATTTTGCTCGCCCCCAGGACCTTTGACATCCGGGGGTCTGAGGGGTTTCCTTTCTGGGGGATGCTAGGTGGGAGCGTGGCTCTTTGTCACCTGCTAGCTTGCCCTATGTCTTTTtgcagcctctgcatcagccttGCTTCTAGCCCTCTTGTCCTTGCTGTGAAGCTGTAGGACCATGGCGGAGAGAGTGCTGGTACCCAACCAGATGGGCCGGGGGGACCGCTACTACACATACACAGAGCTGTTGGCTATCTCACGGCGTTTCAAGCAAAACCCCAATGAGCTCATGGTCACCTGGATCCTTCGGGTATATGACCAGGGAGGCCCTGCCCTGTCCCTGAATTCCGGGGAGCTGGGGCTGCTGGGTGACCTCACCCATGATGCCATCTTTAATTACCGTTGCAAAGCCCTGCGGGGGGGTGGCTGCCAGACACTATTGAGCTGGCTGCTGCAGGCCTGGCGCCAGCGCTGGGAATCTTCCCTACATTTTGAGGCCACTGAGCTGCCCTTTAGGCCTTGGACCACCATGGAGGAAGGCATTCAGCTGGTGCGTGAGCTGGGTATGATTGAGTGGATCTACCTCGATCCAGAGGGGCCTGTGGACCTGGCCCCAGAGGATGTGGCCTTCACTCAGGGCCTGCAGCGGCGCCTGCTCACAGCAGCACCCTCTGAGCTTCGGCTCTCGCTGGTCAGCCTGCTGGTACGTGGCATGACGGTACTGGAGGCTGTGATGGAGATCCAGACCATTGCTGATGTGGGCTTGCTTTGGCGCCAGAGCCAGCCAGGCCGCACCAAGCTTATGCTGGGGCCCAATCCAACTCGAAAGGACCTCCTAAGCTGGCTGCTCAGCCACGGCGTGCCCCGGGAGCAGGTGGACAGGCAGCCCACCAAGGTGCTCCTGGAACTCTACATCAAAGAAGCCAAGCGCAGTCGTGGCCACCCCAACTACGGGCTGGCTGAGGAGCAGCCCCCGCCACCTCCCTACTCCGACCAAGCCTGTGGGGAAGAGCAACCTGTGAGGCATGACTAGACCTGGACTGGCTTCGACAGCACACTTGTACCCCAGGGTTGGAGGTGGGGAGATGAATTGCACAGAGGCTGCCTGCAACCTAGGCCACTAGGAAACAGCTTGGCAAATACCTTCCCCACATTTCTGTCCCTCTAGCACTTAAGTGCCAAGTTCAGTGGCCCCCAAAGAGGGGTGTGCATGTCCCCAGTCACACAGTCCATGTGAGAAATGAGCCACAGGTGGCCATCTGCTGTGAATCTAGGGTGCTTAATGGCCCTCTAGTTAAACCCCTGGAGTTGGAGCATAAGGCCATGCTGAGGTAGGTGGCCACATCAGGGTCCCCACCCCTCTGCTTCCACATGGGCCCCAAAGCACTACATACAGGCCATCTtgaattttttactttttcaatgCAACACTTACATAGTATTTTAGATATAGGCCACACTTCCATGGGCCTTTACTGGCTGTTGGACACTTTAGGGCCAGTCTCCCTATTTTAAAGGCTTAACATTGTAAACTTTTCTAATGCagcatttttactttatattttattttgagcttATGTGACACtgtggtttgggggaggggagagcccCCTTTTGTAAAGACTTTGCTTTGGGGACCCTGTCCCCGTTTTCTTTTAGCCATGCCCTTCCCTTTTGAAGCACCTTCCAGCTGGGTCTGGTGTCCCTGGCTGCACATATGGCCCCTGGCCAATGTAGATCTGGATTTAAGGGAGGGGCGAGATGGGCAGCCCTGGAGCTTCTGCCTTCGTGAGTTCCTATTAAATGGCTGGCTCATTACCCTCTGTGGGGTGTGCTGTTTGACTTGGTCCCGGCGTGGGTAGAGTCGGGGTGACGACCTGGATCCGGGGCAGGTGAGGCACAGGCGCACTTGCCCACCTCTGTCCTGTTTCCAGAGGACACTCCAGCGGTCTGCTGAGGAAAGGTGGGCTGGTGGGAGCCAGTCACAGCACGGGCTGGCCTTGGCCCCTACCTTGCATCCTGTATTCgtttcagtttggttttcttGTGAGCCTGACCCTCTTGCTTAGGCTATCCTGGGATTCCAAGGTATGCTCCTTAGCTTCCTCTCGATCTTAGGTCTTGTAACTTCCCCAGATAGGAGCCTCTCAAGACAGGGAACCCCCATTGACTTTCCCAGTGTCAGCTGGGGTTCTGGGTAGTGATGCGTGCACAGACAGTGGGTGTGGGACTCCAGATGATGCCAGTAGTGTGGTTGCTGGTCAGTAGTGGGTGGGTTTCTGGGGTGGCAATCCTGGGTACAGGCTCATCACCAGGTCCTTTAGGGACTTCCCCTCTTCATGGAGAGCTTAGgatagtggtgagaatggggtttCCAGAAGACACTGGCCACCTTAGTCAATACCCTGAGGAGATCCCCTATCTCCATCTGATTCATACTTGATGTACTATATGACCCAAGGAACCAGCCCCATCTGACTGCCACCAGCAAGAAGTAATTACTGGGGTAGTTGCTTAAGGACAGTTGGGTTCTATGTGGTCTCAGGCTAGCGGCTCTCACCTGCACACATGCTTATTGCCTGCCACCTGTATGTATGCCACCTGAAACATGAGTATGCACAACTGGGGCCCACCCAGCCTTCATCCCCACACGCGCGAGCACAGTAACAAGTCAGAGCAGCAGGTGAGCACACGTGTTGGGATCCAGTGTCAGCTGAGGGGGTGCTTTGTGTCTACCCGTTCCCCCCCCCTCATACAGCCCCTCCCAGGGCCCTCAGGCAACTGGGCCTCCAGGCCAGCAGGCCAAGCCCCAGGCTCAACACAGCCAGCACAGCCACAGCTCCGGCCAGCAGGGGCACCGTGGCTGCAGGAAGAACATTGGGGTTGTGAATCCCGGGTCCTGGGaattccccactcccacccctgtgCAGAGGGCTGTCACCTGGGGGGCTGGTAGGTTCATAGGAACCATGGCAGGGGGCCCCATGAGCTGGAGGCCTGGCTGGAGCAGTCAGCTGCTGGAAGCGCCCAAGCGGACAGGGAGCTGGGCACCCAGGGACCCTGAGTGGCAGGGGCGGGCGGGAGGTGTCATTCCGGTAGATGAGAGAGATGGTGACGTTCCTGAAGGTGGGAAGGACAGTAGCATCGCCCATCCCCCCTCCTAAGAGTCCATCCCACCCAAAGCCAAGCCATCACCCATCCTCACTCTCCGTCTTCCTCCTCAGGGTCCCTGGAGCTCCCCCGGAATTCAAAGGCCATGCAGGCAGCATAAGGTGGGGTGTTGCCATCGTAGAGGCCCAGGGCCCCCTGGAGGGCCAGCAGGGTGCTGTCATGCTGCAGTAATTCCATTGAAGGGGGATGAATTAGGACCCCACATTGTTCCCCCTTAGAAATAACTCCAGACCACTCTCACCCACCCACACCTTGGCATTCTGTGATTGTCTAGACACTTCAGGGGACTGAAGTCTTGCTCCtctgaccccctcccccatccttcctGTGTTTCTAGTAATGCAGTCCCATAAGTACTGTAGATGAGGATGACACCCGCAGTGGCCTTTGAGTACATGATCTTCGCCACCCCTGCCACCCATGTAGCAGCAATGCCTGTCTTTCCCAGGGACTCACAGCTGAGTACATGACCATCTTGAGGGGCAGCCCCAGGCGCTGGGCCCGGGAGAAATTGCTGAGGATGGCATCCAGCAGAATCCCTGAGTGACAGGAGCAGAGTGCTTATATGTCTCCTCCCCACCTGAAGAACAACTCTCGCACCCCATGGGCCCACACCTCACCCCCTGTCAGCTGGGCCTTTTCTGCTGCTCTGGGTGGCCCCACGTGTGCCCTGATGTCCAGAGCTGAAATCTGTGACAGAGTCCTCAGGACGTCTGGGGAGGCCCAGGACGGAAGGGCAAGTCCATGGGCACgctggggagagaaaaggagaggactTCAAGAGGGAGTCCCCGGTtttgttgtgtgtgcacatgtgtataggtTAGAGGTTACCTGCAGATGTTCCCCAGGCCTGGCCCACCTAATTTGAGAGTCTcatgggcctggaactcaccaagtaagcCGAGCTAGCTAGCCTCCTGTGAAGGCCTCCTCAGCACCAGGATTCATATATGAGCTGCTGCAGCCAGCTTTTTCATGTAGGTGTTGGCAGTCCAAACTCCTCATGCTTGTctgcaagcactttattgacagCCAACCCTCCAGACCCTGACCCTCATTCAAACCCCTCAAAGATCAGCTTACCACAGTGTGGGCCAGACCAAGTACCAGACAAGAGTCTTTACCAAGCCCTTTGGGACCAGAGATGCCTTGAAATCAGGCATTTGGCATTCTAGAAAGATCCAATGGATGGTACCAGGAAAGGGGGTGTAATATGCTATGTCACCATACTACCAACCTGTCTCTGTCCCTACCATGCAGATGGAGAAACCAGGGTACACAGGGCTAAATCACTAACAAACAGCTAGGCTGAATGCAAATTTGAACTATCCTTCTGGAGAGGTAAGGAAGACTTGCCTGGCAGATCAGTGTGTCCAGAACTTTCCATGCTCTGCGGAGTGGCTCTCCAACCAGTGACAGCCCAGTGAAGTTGCCCAGGCGGGTCAGGAAGTCCTATGCAGAGAGGCAGGGTTGGGTGAGCCCTTGCTTGGCGCCAGCCCCACCAGCCCGCTGCAGCAACTCACCGTCCAGCCCTCCAGGGCCTCCTGGTAGTCAGCTGCCTCTGTGGACTCCCGCAGAAGCTCATGGTATCGAGGACAGCTGCGCATGGGGAACCTCAGCAACTGGGGGAGACCGAGGCTCAGGGGAGACAGCAGCAAGTCTGGGGGCTCACAGTTGGCCATGGGGCTAAGGTCTCTGGCCTTTGTGTCTCCCAGTTTCCCCTGTATCCCGCTATGCTGGGCAGGGGTGGCAGCTTACCCTCTGGACAGTTCCACCAGGGACAATCTGAAATGGGTTCACCTGgccacaccccagctcctcacttttcattttgagaaagtCTCACTAAGGTtcccagaatgaccttgaactcaagaccctTCTGTGTGTCCCATCAGATCCAGCCTCCTGACCTTGTCCTCAGACACAGGCACTGTGTGCACTGGAATGGGCTTCCAGTCGGCCTCAGGACTTCCAGGGGCAGCCTCAGGGAACAGCCCAGCCAGGTTGGCCTGTGCACTCTCCAGTGTCCGGTCAAAGTCTGTGCTGCGGATGTACACCTGGGGTGGATGAGGGCAGCAGAGGGGGGGCAGGCCCAGGGTCAGCTGTGTCCCAAGTCAAAAGCTTCAGATTCAGTTTGGGGTAGGTTAGGTTAAAGGTCAGGCACTCAGGGTCAAAACTCAAGGTGAGTTCAAGTGTCAGGGATAGAGGTCAGAGGGGTGATGTGTTGGACTGCAGTGATCTACTGGTGTTGAGAGTTAAGGGAAGGTCAGACCAAGGGGGTCAGAAGTAAAAGGTCAAGATAAAGAAGGCGGGGACTGAACAACATGGAGCTAAAGTTAAGTACACAGTCTCAGAGTAGCCAGGGCCAGGAGAACTCAGCCCAAGGGTgtcagaagacagaaaaggaaggtcAGATCTGATGAAGGCCAAGATCGAAGGCTGGAGGTTGGAACTGGGGGTTGCTCAGTGATGGAGGGCTTGCCAAGCATGTGTAGGCCCACATCCCTTACAAGAGACCCACCCCGCTAACAAACATCAGGAGAGCAAAGCAAGGATCAAAGACCAAATCAGGTTCAAAGGTCAGAAAGTCAGCA
Coding sequences within it:
- the Acp4 gene encoding testicular acid phosphatase, yielding MAEPGSQGHTAGLLLLLLLLLLPPQALLEGPLLFVALVFRHGDRAPLASYPTDPHKEAASTLWPRGLGQLTKEGIRQQLELGRFLRRRYKAFLSPEYRREEVYIRSTDFDRTLESAQANLAGLFPEAAPGSPEADWKPIPVHTVPVSEDKLLRFPMRSCPRYHELLRESTEAADYQEALEGWTDFLTRLGNFTGLSLVGEPLRRAWKVLDTLICQRAHGLALPSWASPDVLRTLSQISALDIRAHVGPPRAAEKAQLTGGILLDAILSNFSRAQRLGLPLKMVMYSAHDSTLLALQGALGLYDGNTPPYAACMAFEFRGSSRDPEEEDGENVTISLIYRNDTSRPPLPLRVPGCPAPCPLGRFQQLTAPARPPAHGAPCHGSYEPTSPPGDSPLHRGGSGEFPGPGIHNPNVLPAATVPLLAGAVAVLAVLSLGLGLLAWRPSCLRALGGAV
- the C6H19orf48 gene encoding uncharacterized protein C19orf48 homolog; translation: MAERVLVPNQMGRGDRYYTYTELLAISRRFKQNPNELMVTWILRVYDQGGPALSLNSGELGLLGDLTHDAIFNYRCKALRGGGCQTLLSWLLQAWRQRWESSLHFEATELPFRPWTTMEEGIQLVRELGMIEWIYLDPEGPVDLAPEDVAFTQGLQRRLLTAAPSELRLSLVSLLVRGMTVLEAVMEIQTIADVGLLWRQSQPGRTKLMLGPNPTRKDLLSWLLSHGVPREQVDRQPTKVLLELYIKEAKRSRGHPNYGLAEEQPPPPPYSDQACGEEQPVRHD